From a region of the Cucumis sativus cultivar 9930 chromosome 6, Cucumber_9930_V3, whole genome shotgun sequence genome:
- the LOC101204825 gene encoding p21-activated protein kinase-interacting protein 1-like gives MSLIAGSYENFIWGFKLRPSEPQSLTLTPFFSYHSHISAIKTVAAAGPVAASGGNDQTIHLYDLSTTSSLGSLHDHSAYITSLAFYTPPNLSFPRNLVSAAADGSVCIYDTDPFVHLKTVLPHRKAVNDLSIHPSGKLALTVGHDECLAIINLVRGRRSFYCRLGNEASLVDFDVGGDKFFMVMKEKVSVHEAEDARLLCEFENKKRVSCITPCENGILLTGGDDRCLTAWDVKSGKVAYTIEEAHPARVRGIVVLTKNSSGAFTDDDPHVVASASTDGVIRVWDVRMTAIKDKPNPLAEANTKARLTCLAGSALKSLRRPQTGKNTSDEGQVVPSVIET, from the exons ATGAGTCTCATCGCAGGCTCCTATGAAAATTTCATTTGGGGATTCAAGCTTAGACCTTCCGAACCCCAATCTCTGACGCTAACACCTTTTTTCTCCTACCATTCTCATATTTCCGCCATCAAAACCGTCGCCGCCGCCGGCCCGGTCGCTGCTTCCGGTGGCAATGATCAAACCATTCACCTCTACGACCTCTCCACTACATCCTCTCTCGGGTCACTTCATGATCACTCTGCATACATAACGTCTCTCGCTTTCTATACTCCTCCTAATCTATCGTTCCCTCGTAACCTTGTCTCTGCTGCTGCAGATGGTTCCGTGTGTATCTACGATACTGACCCTTTTGTACACCTCAAGACTGTGTTGCCTCACAGGAAGGCTGTTAATGATCTCTCTATCCACCCCTCTGGAAAGCTCGCGTTGACTGTCGGGCATGATGAGTGCTTGGCCATCATCAATTTGGTTCGTGGAAGGAGGAGTTTCTATTGCAGGTTGGGGAATGAGGCTAGTTTGGTGGATTTTGATGTTGGTGGGGATAAATTTTTCATGGTTATGAAAGAGAAGGTTTCGGTTCATGAGGCAGAGGATGCGCGGTTGCTGTGTGAGTTCGAGAACAAGAAGCGGGTTTCTTGCATCACGCCCTGCGAG AACGGCATCCTGCTTACAGGTGGAGACGACCGTTGTCTTACAGCATGGGATGTAAAAAGTGGGAAGGTGGCATATACAATAGAAGAAGCACACCCTGCCCGTGTCAGAGGGATTGTTGTACTCACTAAGAATTCCTCTGGAGCTTTCACCGATGATGATCCTCATGTAGTTGCATCTGCATCAACAGATGGAGTTATACGTGTTTGGGATGTTCGAATGACTGCTATTAAAGACAAGCCAAATCCATTAGCTGAGGCAAATACAAAGGCAAGACTGACTTGTCTTGCCGGATCGGCTCTTAAAT CTCTTCGGCGACCACAAACTGGGAAGAACACATCTGATGAAGGCCAGGTCGTACCAAGTGTGATTGAAACTTAA
- the LOC101211064 gene encoding uncharacterized protein LOC101211064, with amino-acid sequence MADESQQPQSETQPPLDIDSVPPPPPPPRFDPSRMIGIIRRKALIKELAAAYHAECLVYCQELLELQRKWDEPYIELKAPDDPRKETTKPSKRQKKSR; translated from the exons ATGGCTGACGAATCGCAACAACCCCAATCTGAAACTCAACCTCCACTCGATATCGATTCGGTGCCTCCGCCACCGCCTCCGCCTCGCTTTGATCCCAGTCGAA TGATTGGTATCATTAGAAGGAAGGCATTGATAAAAGAACTAGCTGCTGCATATCACGCTGAGTGTCTTGTATACTGCCAAGAGCTTCTTGAGCTCCAAAGAAAGTGGGACGAG CCATATATTGAGTTAAAAGCACCTGATGATCCAAGAAAAGAGACAACGAAGCCCAGCAAACGTCAAAAGAAATCCCGCTAG
- the LOC101218356 gene encoding endoplasmic reticulum oxidoreductin-1, whose protein sequence is MVGVKGPRYRWGLLMGGALIAVFLAVAMTSRTAPMIALFGRTNKPCPCANDTPKYSGMVEGCCCDYETVDRLNEEVLYPSLQELVKTPFFRYFKAKLWCDCPFWPDDGMCRLRDCSVCECPDNEFPESFKKPHILSSEAFVCQEGKPQATVDRTLDRKAFKGWTEIDNPWTNDDETDNAEMTYVNLQLNPERYTGYTGPSARRIWDAVYSENCPKHPSEELCQEERILYKMISGLHSSISVHIAADYLIDEAKNLWGQNLSLLYDRVLRYPDRVRNLYFTYLFVLRAVTKATEYLEHAEYDTGNLNEDLKTQSLMKQMLFNSKLQAACPLPFDEAKLWKGQKGPELKQQIQKQFRNISALMDCVGCEKCRLWGKLQVLGLGTALKILFSGDDHQEHLGLDLQRNEVIALMNLLNRLSESVKFVHEVGPSVETTMEGQIAATITESCPFHRMWASIFNS, encoded by the exons ATGGTTGGGGTAAAGGGTCCCAGATACAGATGGGGTTTGTTGATGGGTGGTGCTCTCATCGCTGTTTTTCTAGCTGTGGCCATGACTTCTCGGACCGCTCCTATGATTGCGCTCTTTGGCCGCACTAATAAGCCTTGTCCTTGTGCTAAT GATACCCCGAAGTACAGCGGTATGGTGGAGGGTTGTTGTTGTGATTATGAGACTGTAGATCGATTGAATGAGGAAGTGTTATATCCGTCCCTTCAAGAGCTTGTTAAAACTCCATTCTTTCGCTATTTCAAG GCTAAGTTGTGGTGTGATTGTCCCTTCTGGCCTGACGACGGTATGTGCCGGTTGCGAGATTGTAGTGTTTGTGAATGTCCAGATAACGAGTTCCCTGAATCATTTAAAAAGCCTCATATCCTTTCATCTGAGGCCTTTGTTTGTCAAGAGGGAAAGCCCCAAGCTACTGTGGATCGCACATTAGATCGTAAAGCTTTCAAAGGTTGGACTGAAATAGACAACCCCTGGACCAATGACGATGAAACTGATAATG CTGAGATGACATATGTAAACCTTCAACTGAACCCTGAACGCTACACTGGATACACTGGTCCATCTGCTAGAAGGATTTGGGATGCCGTCTATTCAGAGAATTGCCCAAAAC ATCCGTCAGAAGAGTTATGCCAAGAGGAAAGAATATTATACAAAATGATATCTGGTCTACATTCCTCTATTTCAGTCCATATAGCTGCTGATTATCTGATCGATGAGGCTAAAAATTTG TGGGGTCAAAATCTTTCTTTGTTGTATGATCGTGTCCTACGATATCCAGATCGTGTTAGAAACCTGTACTTCACATATCTCTTTGTTCTCCGAGCTGTGACAAAA GCTACAGAGTACCTAGAGCACGCCGAATATGATACTGGTAACTTGAATGAGGATCTGAAGACACAGTCCTTGATGAAACAAATGCTTTTTAATTCCAAATTACAAGCTGCTTGCCCACTTCCATTTGATGAAGCCAAGTTATGGAAAGGTCAAAAAGGACCAGAATTGAAGCAGCAAATACAAAAGCAATTCAGAAACATCAG TGCACTGATGGATTGTGTCGGATGCGAGAAATGTCGACTTTGGGGGAAGCTTCAGGTTCTTGGTCTCGGTACTGCATTGAAGATCCTCTTCTCTGGTGATGATCATCAGGAACACTTGGGTCTGGAT TTGCAAAGGAATGAAGTAATTGCGCTCATGAACCTGCTCAATCGACTATCGGAATCTGTCAAATTCGTTCATGAAGTCGGACCATCAGTCGAAACTACAATGGAAGGACAAATTGCAGCTACCATCACAGAAAGTTGTCCGTTTCATAGAATGTGGGCATCCATATTCAATAGCTAG